A window of Zalophus californianus isolate mZalCal1 chromosome 17, mZalCal1.pri.v2, whole genome shotgun sequence genomic DNA:
ACAAGAATGCATGCTCTTAACATCAGACTATACCATATAGTGTTTTGAAAACCTTGATTTGGTTGCTGGCGTTTAAGAATTTTGAGTTAGCACTTCAAAGTTTGgatttactggggtgcctgggtggctgagtcggtgaagcgtctgacttcagctcaggtcatgatctcagggtcctgggatcgagcccgagcCCCGAGCCCCTCATTggctggctctgcactcagcgaggagtctgcttgtccctctctctttgcccctcccccagctcatgctctttctctctctcaaataaatacataaaaaatcttaaaaaaaaaaagtttggatctatctatctatctgtgtatctatctatGTTCCTGGCATATAAAAACCACCATATAGAGACTTACTCTAGAAGTTGACAGATTTGGGTACCCTGGGCCTGCTTCCTGCATGGAAGCAGAAGCTACACCGCAGTGAGCGACGGCTGCCCCTTTAAGACAGGGCGGAGTCTACAGTTTGCCACATACTCCATCACTCTCTGCTGCCTGACTCCTTCCAGCCGACCTTTGTCCCCGTTTATATTACCTGGCAGGCTTCTAGACATCTGAGTTTATAACCACTCAATGATATCATGTATGCAAAATGTTTGGCACGAGGGCCACACGCAGTACATAATCGTAGTAAGAATAATATTCATTCCCTCATGTAATCCTCACTGCACCGTCCCAAGTGCTTTGCTTGTATTTATTCTCCTGAGCCTCATAAAAACCCTTAGAGTAGAAACCATTATTATTCcactttacaggtaaggaaaccaaGGCGCAGAGAGGTGCAGTGATGTGCCCAGGGAAGCACAGCTTGGAAATGGCAAAGCTGGGGTTTCACTTGGGGAGCTCCGGAACCCATGTCCCCAATTACTAAGTGTTCCAGAGCTGTTTGCTCTTGCCCCTCGCTCTGTCTGCACATCCTCCCCTGCTCCAACTCAGGCCTCACTTCCCAGCCCCGCTCTGCTCCTTTCTCCCCAGGTGAGCCGGGCTCCATGACTGTAACCTGGACCACATGGGTCCCCACCCCGTCCGAAGTGCAGTTCGGACTGCAGCTAACAGGGCCCCTGCCCCTCCGGGCTCAGGGCACCTTCAGCCCCTTTGTGGATGGGGGCATTCTCCGGCGGAAGCTCTACATACACCGGGTCACGCTGCGGGGGCTGCAGCCGGGGGTCCAGTACGGTGAGAGGGGCCCCAGGTCCGAGTGCTGATGCGGGAGCAGGAAAAGGAGTGGGAGATAGAGGAGAAGCCACTGCTGACAGGGGGCCCAGGCCAGGCTGGTAACTGCTCTGCTGATCTGCAGCCTATTATACGAGACTCTGGCATTAAAATGGAAGGCGctggggtctggggtggggtggaccAAAGGGCATGGGTCAGAACCCCTCGatccccacttccttcccccaCCAAGTGAAGACGGAttgcggggtggggaggaggcagccagGGCGTGCTCCTAGCTGACTGTGaccttcccttttccctcagTTTACCGCTGTGGCAGTTCTCGGGGCTGGAGCCGTCGGTTCCGTTTCCGGGCGCTGAAGAATGGTCCCCACTGGAGCCCCCGTCTGGCTGTGTTTGGGGACCTGGGGACTGACAATCCGAAGGCCTTCCCGCGGCTGCGCAGGGACACCCAGCAGGGCATGTACGATGCTGTTCTCCATGTGGGTGAGGCATTGGCAAGGGTGCGCCTGGAGACATCAGGTGGGGCTTGGGTGGAAGGCGATCCCGGGGCTATCGAGGGCACCGCGCTGGGGTTAGTGTGGTTCTGAAGGGACAGGCGATGAGACACGGGCCCTGGAGAGGGTGTCTGTGGTTAACCAGCCTGCCCAGGTGCAAATCCCAGCTCCAGCATGGAGAGCCGCGTGCGTTATTGGTTTTGTCCTCTGCGTTATTACAATGAGGGCTAAGGCTGCTCCAGAATTCACGGGACTGTCGTGATGACTATGTAGGTGACATTGCGTGGCATGCTGTAAGTGTCGTGTGTTCCTTGTCATGATCATTGCTGCTGTAGCTTCAGGGGACAGGGACACACATGGGAGATGGAGATTGGGGTTGACATGGTTCACAGCTGcagactctggaatcagactcCCAGGGCCTGATTCCTGGATTTTTACTAACCAGCCCCGTGACCTTGTGCCAGCACATaacccttctgggcctcagtttccccatctgaagtGCGGTGATAATAACATCCACCTCAGAGGGTGTTTTGAAGATTCAGATGATCAAGTATGTAAAGCATTTGGAACGGTGCCTGGTACAAAACCAGTACCAGATTGTGTCAGTCTTAATGTTGTCATGGGCGGGGACAAGAAGGTGAGCAGAGATGGGGGCCGGTGTGATCAGAGCATGGGAGACCAGTGCAGTCTCAAGTGGGGGGCGGTCCTCAGGGGCCAGAGTTTCAGGAAACAGCTCCAAGTGCACATGTGGGTGGGTGTGAGGTAAGGATCGCAGAACCAGGATGGCTCGGGGCTGGGGTTGCAGAGCCGAGCAATTGGGTCTCTCGGTTGCAGCAAGAGGAGAGCCGGGTCTGGGTTCTCactctctccctgcccacctccccccgccccccccaggagACTTCGCCTACGACATGGATCAGGACAATGCTCGAGTCGGGGACAAGTTCATGCAGCTCATCGAACCTGTGGCTGCCAGCCTGCCCTATATGACGTGCCCTGGGAATCACGAAGAACGCTAGTGAGGGCCTGGGGCTTCAGGGCGGGCGAGGGCCTGACCGGAGCAAACAGACGTGGCCTTCTTAGTGTCTCACCTTAGTCCCTCATCCTGCAGCAGCACGTTAGTGGTATCgagaggagaggagatgggggCCGGGCTGGGAGGCAGACCTGGCCTGGCAGTGGGGAGTTGGGGGCCAGGTCGGGGAACCCAGACTCTCTCCccaccttttcactttcttttaccTAGCAACTTCTCTAACTACAAGGCCCGCTTCAGCATGCCAGGGAACAACGAAGGTCTGTGGTACAGGTAATCTGGGGGACCCTGGGGCTTGGCGGATGGATGGGAGATGCCAAGGAGACCCCCACCTCTGACTTATGCCCTTTGACCCCTCCAGCTGGGATCTGGGCCCCGCGCACATCATCTCCTTCTCCACCGAGGTATACTTCTTCCTCAGTTACGGTCACCACCTGGTAGAGAGACAGTTCCACTGGCTGGAGAGCGACCTCCAGGTAACATGGGTGGAGGTCCCCTATAATCCCCTGTCCTGCGTCTCCTCCCCTtcccgcctccccgcccccctcactTGGGGCCCTTCTCTCCAGAAAGCCAACAAGAACCGGACAGCCCGGCCGTGGATCATTACCATGGGCCACCGGCCCATGTACTGTTCCAATGCTGATTTGGATGACTGTACGTGGCATGAAAGCAAGGTGAGGACCCCCCTCCCTGAGGCCGGGTGCTGAGagccaggagggggaggggggcggcctGAGTCCCCATTCACCTCCTTGTGCGCCCTGCCCAGGTTCGCAAGGGCCTCCATGGCAAGTTCTATGGGTTGGAGGATCTTTTCTACAAATACGGTGAGTGACTTGGGGAACTCCCAGCCCCAGGACCCagcccgccctccccccaccgccccgcccaATCTCTCCAGGATCAAGCGGCGTGACCCCAACTTGTTCTGTCCCAGGGGTCGACCTGCAGCTATGGGCTCATGAGCACTCCTACGAACGCCTGTGGCCCATTTACGACTACCAggtgaggctcagggagggtcGAGGGCCCATGCGGCTGGTGTCGGTGGACACCTGGGGTTTGGCCCGGTGTGACATGCTCCTCCCCCTTGCCCCTGTCTCCAGGTATTTAATGGCAGCCAAGAGATGCCCTACACCAATCCTCGAGGCCCGGTCCACATCATCACAGGATCTGCTGTGAGCACCATGGGGAAGGGTGCCTTTGGCTTCTTGCCCCTTGATTTTACTGCCTCTTATACCTGCCTGGGGGGCCAGGTGTTTATACAGCTGCTGTCACCAACACTCCCCCCTGAGAGCTTAGGTAGCCCTAGTTGCAGGCCCAttgtacagatgtggaaacagaggctcaggcaGTCAAATACTCGTTCAATCGCAGGCTCAACAAGTGGCAGgggttggtggggtgggggaggggggggcttgCTCAGGTTTACCAGATGGATCCAAAGACAGAGGGCTTCTTATTATCATCACTGCCACTGAACTCCGGACTCGATTCACGTTCCACCAAAGCTCCCTCCCGACtgctttctgttccaggatcccacattCAAGTTAGTATCTCAagagtctttccttgtctttcatccTGCACATTTTAGAAAACTCCTGGCCAGTTGTTTTGCAGAAGGCCCCTTGATCTGGGTTTATGTGTCGTTTTGCtgagattcaggttatgcatttcaGGCAAGACGATCACAGAAGCGATGTCGTGTTCTCCTCGGTGCATCGGACCCTGGGGTCCTGCCGTCCGTGTGTCTCTGAATCACCTGGTTAAGGAGGTGTCTGCGGGGTTCCTCCACTGTAAAGCTATTATATTTCCCTTTCTAATCAATAAGTAACTTCAGAGAGATACCTTTCGGCCATGCAAATCTCCCAGCACTCCTCAAACTCTCACCCACTGATTTTTGGATCTCCCAGTGTGTCCTGCCTGCAACAATTATTACTGCGGTGTT
This region includes:
- the ACP7 gene encoding acid phosphatase type 7 is translated as MRPLCPCWSCYCLLLISSLGVQGTPVAPRADPEQVHLSYPGEPGSMTVTWTTWVPTPSEVQFGLQLTGPLPLRAQGTFSPFVDGGILRRKLYIHRVTLRGLQPGVQYVYRCGSSRGWSRRFRFRALKNGPHWSPRLAVFGDLGTDNPKAFPRLRRDTQQGMYDAVLHVGDFAYDMDQDNARVGDKFMQLIEPVAASLPYMTCPGNHEERYNFSNYKARFSMPGNNEGLWYSWDLGPAHIISFSTEVYFFLSYGHHLVERQFHWLESDLQKANKNRTARPWIITMGHRPMYCSNADLDDCTWHESKVRKGLHGKFYGLEDLFYKYGVDLQLWAHEHSYERLWPIYDYQVFNGSQEMPYTNPRGPVHIITGSAGCEERLTPFSLFPRPWSAVRVKEYGYTRLHILNGTHVHIQQVSDDQDGKIVDDIWVVKPLVGRMMYF